In Trichomycterus rosablanca isolate fTriRos1 chromosome 4, fTriRos1.hap1, whole genome shotgun sequence, one DNA window encodes the following:
- the tspan5a gene encoding tetraspanin-5a isoform X3, which translates to MLSREHYTEYEVSCCIKYLIFGFNIIFWLLGVAILGIGLWAWSEKGVLSNISSITDLGGLDPVWLFVMVGGIMFILGFAGCIGALRENTILLKFDWIRDQVQFFINNNIRAYRDDIDLQNLIDFTQDYWHCCGAFKADDWNLNVYFNCTETNPSREKCGVPFSCCTNKSAVDVINRQCGYDVRAKEEMDQIHYINVSGCVPEFEKWLQNNLTIVAGIFIGVALLQIFGICLAQKLVKEIEAVQASCLFT; encoded by the exons ATGTTGTCCAGGGAACATTACACGGAATATGAAGTCAGCTGCTGCATCAAATACTTAATATTTGGATTTAACATAATATTTTGG ttgctAGGGGTGGCCATCCTGGGCATTGGACTTTGGGCATGGAGTGAGAAG GGTGTACTTTCAAACATCTCCTCCATCACTGACCTGGGTGGACTTGACCCGGTGTGGCTGTTTGTGATGGTGGGTGGGATAATGTTTATCCTGGGATTTGCTGGTTGCATTGGAGCTCTGAGAGAGAACACCATTCTGCTCAAATTT GACTGGATTAGAGACCAGGTCCAATTCTTtatcaacaacaacatcagaGCTTACAGAGATGACATTGATCTGCAGAATCTTATTGACTTCACTCAGGATTAT TGGCATTGTTGTGGGGCATTTAAGGCTGATGATTGGAACCTCAATGTCTACTTTAACTGCACAGAAACCAATCCTAGCCGAGAGAAGTGTGGCGTTCCCTTCTCCTGCTGCACCAATAAATCTGCG GTGGATGTCATCAACAGACAGTGTGGATATGACGTCCGGGCTAAAGAG GAAATGGATCAAATTCATTACATAAATGTCAGTGGCTGTGTTCCTGAGTTCGAGAAGTGGTTACAGAACAATCTGACAATAGTGGCAGGTATATTTATAGGAGTTGCACTGCTTCAG ATATTTGGAATTTGTCTGGCCCAAAAATTAGTAAAGGAAATAGAAGCAGTGCAGGCTAGCTG TTTGTTCACATGA
- the tspan5a gene encoding tetraspanin-5a isoform X1, with product MLSREHYTEYEVSCCIKYLIFGFNIIFWLLGVAILGIGLWAWSEKGVLSNISSITDLGGLDPVWLFVMVGGIMFILGFAGCIGALRENTILLKFFSVFLGIIFFLELTVGVLAFVFKDWIRDQVQFFINNNIRAYRDDIDLQNLIDFTQDYWHCCGAFKADDWNLNVYFNCTETNPSREKCGVPFSCCTNKSAVDVINRQCGYDVRAKEEMDQIHYINVSGCVPEFEKWLQNNLTIVAGIFIGVALLQIFGICLAQKLVKEIEAVQASCLFT from the exons ATGTTGTCCAGGGAACATTACACGGAATATGAAGTCAGCTGCTGCATCAAATACTTAATATTTGGATTTAACATAATATTTTGG ttgctAGGGGTGGCCATCCTGGGCATTGGACTTTGGGCATGGAGTGAGAAG GGTGTACTTTCAAACATCTCCTCCATCACTGACCTGGGTGGACTTGACCCGGTGTGGCTGTTTGTGATGGTGGGTGGGATAATGTTTATCCTGGGATTTGCTGGTTGCATTGGAGCTCTGAGAGAGAACACCATTCTGCTCAAATTT TTCTCTGTGTTTCTGGGAATTATTTTTTTCCTGGAACTTACAGTGGGAGTTCTTGCCTTTGTCTTTAAGGACTGGATTAGAGACCAGGTCCAATTCTTtatcaacaacaacatcagaGCTTACAGAGATGACATTGATCTGCAGAATCTTATTGACTTCACTCAGGATTAT TGGCATTGTTGTGGGGCATTTAAGGCTGATGATTGGAACCTCAATGTCTACTTTAACTGCACAGAAACCAATCCTAGCCGAGAGAAGTGTGGCGTTCCCTTCTCCTGCTGCACCAATAAATCTGCG GTGGATGTCATCAACAGACAGTGTGGATATGACGTCCGGGCTAAAGAG GAAATGGATCAAATTCATTACATAAATGTCAGTGGCTGTGTTCCTGAGTTCGAGAAGTGGTTACAGAACAATCTGACAATAGTGGCAGGTATATTTATAGGAGTTGCACTGCTTCAG ATATTTGGAATTTGTCTGGCCCAAAAATTAGTAAAGGAAATAGAAGCAGTGCAGGCTAGCTG TTTGTTCACATGA
- the tspan5a gene encoding tetraspanin-5a isoform X2, with translation MLSREHYTEYEVSCCIKYLIFGFNIIFWLLGVAILGIGLWAWSEKGVLSNISSITDLGGLDPVWLFVMVGGIMFILGFAGCIGALRENTILLKFFSVFLGIIFFLELTVGVLAFVFKDWIRDQVQFFINNNIRAYRDDIDLQNLIDFTQDYWHCCGAFKADDWNLNVYFNCTETNPSREKCGVPFSCCTNKSAVDVINRQCGYDVRAKEEMDQIHYINVSGCVPEFEKWLQNNLTIVAGIFIGVALLQIFGICLAQKLVKEIEAVQASW, from the exons ATGTTGTCCAGGGAACATTACACGGAATATGAAGTCAGCTGCTGCATCAAATACTTAATATTTGGATTTAACATAATATTTTGG ttgctAGGGGTGGCCATCCTGGGCATTGGACTTTGGGCATGGAGTGAGAAG GGTGTACTTTCAAACATCTCCTCCATCACTGACCTGGGTGGACTTGACCCGGTGTGGCTGTTTGTGATGGTGGGTGGGATAATGTTTATCCTGGGATTTGCTGGTTGCATTGGAGCTCTGAGAGAGAACACCATTCTGCTCAAATTT TTCTCTGTGTTTCTGGGAATTATTTTTTTCCTGGAACTTACAGTGGGAGTTCTTGCCTTTGTCTTTAAGGACTGGATTAGAGACCAGGTCCAATTCTTtatcaacaacaacatcagaGCTTACAGAGATGACATTGATCTGCAGAATCTTATTGACTTCACTCAGGATTAT TGGCATTGTTGTGGGGCATTTAAGGCTGATGATTGGAACCTCAATGTCTACTTTAACTGCACAGAAACCAATCCTAGCCGAGAGAAGTGTGGCGTTCCCTTCTCCTGCTGCACCAATAAATCTGCG GTGGATGTCATCAACAGACAGTGTGGATATGACGTCCGGGCTAAAGAG GAAATGGATCAAATTCATTACATAAATGTCAGTGGCTGTGTTCCTGAGTTCGAGAAGTGGTTACAGAACAATCTGACAATAGTGGCAGGTATATTTATAGGAGTTGCACTGCTTCAG ATATTTGGAATTTGTCTGGCCCAAAAATTAGTAAAGGAAATAGAAGCAGTGCAGGCTAGCTGGTAA